One window of the Dongia rigui genome contains the following:
- a CDS encoding GH36-type glycosyl hydrolase domain-containing protein, producing the protein MIASFLTSFRTVSSYSPWDSDVPIREELFSVDRLEQHAETLAAAQTVSARAHRVPSLVRRLKANAATLLEAHQTIAKALDEGRFITPAAEWLVDNYHVVAAQVREVQTDLPNGYYRLLPKLAEGPFAGYPRVFGLAWAFVAHTDSHFDPVALQRFVHAYQRIQPLTIGEIWAIAITLRIVLVENLRRSAVRILAARAGRQEADALADRLLGSKEKAPEPVSVVLGPLDSEMLPPALAVQLIQRLRDQDPNVTPALDWLEAHLARWNTSSEAIVRDEQKRQGASNLTVRNIITSMRLVSGMNWAELVESVSRVDAILGQDSQFREMDFPTRNLYRSAIEELSRGSGMSEDEIANRALTYSTRSPRQTTKTVGTSVQRTREPGFYLIAEGRNELEAGIGFRAPLRLRLRRFLIGRGIGGYVCSTLILASLLLTLPIIVLEQYGVGLGMMALLTCLGFIPALDLATALINRDVTRGFAPVILPGMELTDGVPDHLRTMVVIPILLTSKAAIAEYVERLEIHYLTSPTGALHFALLSDWKDAATEHTDDDATLLQAAVDGIARLNARHPDPQCDRFLLLHRRRIWNDVQSQWMGWERKRGKLHELNRLLRQATDTSFMDTASASAAIPSNVRYIITLDSDTRLPRESVRRLIGKMAHPLNHPIFDDASGRVTQGYGILQPRVTPSLPMGQEGSLFQRIISGPGGIDPYAAATSDLYQDLFGEGSFTGKGIYDLDAVDAALKDRISENTVLSHDLFEGVFARAGLASDIEVVEEFPARYDVAAARLHRWVRGDWQLLPWLLEHIRRGAGNGRHALPAMGFWKMADNLRRSLTAPAILAALIAGWVMPLPAAAIWSAFLLTAMAVPSLAPWFGAIIPHRFNVTPLSHLRALGSDLRLNLFQITSHVIFLPHQAWLMTDAIVRTLYRVYFSRRNLLEWMTAAQAKVGQHLDTRGFARQMGGSWLLIAGAAIVVLLSASRAWPIAAPIIFIWALSPAVADWISRSPRDAGRLLISESDTQTLRGIARRTWRYFETFVTPEDHMLPPDNFQETPQPVLAHRTSPTNLGLYLLSAVCARDFGWAGLSETVERLSATLDTMESLEKFRGHLFNWYDTGDLRPLDPKYISTVDSGNLAGHLIALANACRAWRESPHQDPRTVFRGLSDDLRLVHAQFNPASLPGTPLEALARHIRRGESEPDNCLALLTELLPIASAARNSMAAAGANAETLYWIDSLQRSARAHLHDLTLSAEDTDVIADRLATIEEVARRMAFAMDFSFLLDVERELLSIGYLVGEGKLDPSCYDLLASEARLSSLFSIAKGDVPTSHWFRLGRTVTPIGSGAALISWSGSMFEYLMPSLVMRAPAGSLLERTNRLTVRRQIRYGQQLGLPWGISESAYNVRDLEFTYQYSPFGVPSLALKRGLGEDAVIAPYATALALMVDPAAALRNFSRLDSLGGSGRFGFYEALDFTRKRLPVGEDVAIVRAFMSHHQGMSIVAIGNALFDGAMRARFHAEPIIQASELLLQERTPRDVALERPKVEEITTLGKGLDFAPAKIRRFTSPHGQIPDTHLLSNGRYAVMLTSAGSGYSRWKDLTVTRWREDATRDDWGSYIFLRDMHTDKYWSAGYQPTGVAADRYRVAFSEDRAEIQRRDGTLTTTLEIVVSGEDDAEVRRLSITNAGGQPREIEVTSYLELVLAPQGADMAHPAFSKMFVQTEYLAHLGALIATRRQRAPSEPEIWAAQIMVVEGESIGELRIETDRMAFIGRGRDLRSPISIAKGRLTGTVGTVLDPIFAMRRRLLIDGRATVRVAYWTIVASSRQKLLDLIDRHQDASAFQRAATLSWTQAQVQLRHLSIDPEEANTFQQLASHLLYANNSMRPAEETIRRGRGPQANLWPQGISGDLPIVLLRIDDIEDISVVQQALRAHEYWRMKQISVDLVIVNERATSYTQDLQLAIDAAVRASQSRPTPGEVPGRGTVFSLRADIISVEMRGILAAVARILLVAGRGTLSVQLGRMKIAPQMAIPKKTPGPVYPADDQPGNTLDTSTLEFFNGLGGFSDGGREYTVVLPADRSTPAPWINVIANPGFGFNVSAEGSGSTWSINSREHQLTPWSNDPVSDPPGEILYIKDEENDDLWGPTALPIRRSAAPYVTRHARGHSCFEHTAHGIATHLVQFVPLQDPVKISRLTLKNLTDRTRHLSVTSYVEWVLGAARGVTAPYAVTTRDAETGAILAQNAWNAAFQSGVAFVDFAGRQTEWTGDRREFIGRNGTLQSPAAMTSGLVLSGNVGAGYDPCGVLKTEIELAPGAAHEIVLFLGEAGDEIAARALIMRYRTADLDAVLGAVSSHWDDVLGQIEVKTPDRAMDIMLNGWMLYQTLACRIWARSGFYQASGAFGFRDQLQDGMALAVTRPDLTRAHLLRAAGRQFREGDLQHWWLPPHGQGVRTRISDDRVWLAYAVGHYVETTGDRGVLEEVLPFLDGPALGPGEHDSFFQPMTSDDKASLYEHCALGLDRSLEVGAHGLPLIGTGDWNDGLNRVGQEGRGESVWLGWFLYTTLLAFADLAVTVNDLARAGTWRSHATALQAALEAEGWDGNWYRRGYFDDGSALGSASSAECQIDSIAQSWAVLSGAAAPERAARAMMSLDQRLIRRDDKLALLFTPPFDQSMPDPGYIKGYPPGLRENGGQYTHAATWTVLALAKLGDGDKAADLFNLLNPINHAKDEAACARYKVEPYAVPADVYSVAPHSGRGGWTWYTGSAGWLYRAGIEGILGIKQRNTQLLIAPCMPKGWPGFEAIFRYKSTTYNIVVSRHIEKGDPAITASLDGRDLPSGPVRVPLIDDGATHEVLLRVS; encoded by the coding sequence TTGATCGCATCATTTCTCACGTCGTTCCGCACAGTGAGCAGCTACTCGCCATGGGATAGTGATGTCCCGATCCGCGAGGAGCTCTTCAGCGTTGATCGCCTCGAACAGCATGCCGAGACGCTGGCCGCGGCCCAGACCGTCTCGGCTCGAGCACACCGCGTTCCGTCCCTTGTTCGTCGGCTGAAGGCCAACGCGGCCACCTTGCTGGAAGCCCATCAAACGATCGCAAAGGCACTTGATGAAGGTCGCTTCATCACCCCGGCCGCCGAGTGGCTTGTCGATAACTACCATGTCGTGGCGGCGCAGGTGCGAGAGGTCCAAACGGACCTTCCCAACGGCTATTATCGTTTGCTGCCAAAGCTGGCCGAGGGTCCCTTCGCTGGTTACCCCCGGGTATTTGGGCTCGCTTGGGCCTTTGTCGCCCATACCGACAGTCATTTCGATCCCGTTGCATTGCAACGTTTCGTCCATGCCTATCAGCGCATTCAACCCCTGACGATCGGCGAAATTTGGGCCATCGCCATCACACTGCGCATCGTTCTTGTCGAAAACCTGCGCCGCTCAGCCGTCCGCATTCTGGCGGCCCGTGCCGGGCGCCAGGAAGCGGACGCGCTTGCCGACCGGCTGCTGGGCAGCAAGGAGAAGGCGCCCGAGCCCGTATCGGTTGTCCTCGGACCGCTGGACAGCGAGATGCTGCCGCCAGCCCTCGCCGTTCAGCTCATCCAGCGCTTGCGCGACCAGGATCCCAACGTAACACCCGCCCTGGACTGGCTTGAAGCCCACCTCGCCCGATGGAATACGTCGTCCGAAGCCATTGTGCGCGACGAGCAAAAGCGCCAAGGGGCGTCCAATCTGACCGTCCGCAACATCATCACAAGCATGCGGCTGGTCTCGGGCATGAATTGGGCGGAGCTGGTGGAAAGTGTCAGCCGGGTCGACGCCATTCTTGGCCAGGACAGCCAGTTTCGCGAGATGGATTTCCCGACACGCAACCTCTACCGGAGTGCGATTGAAGAGCTGTCGCGCGGCTCAGGGATGTCCGAAGACGAGATTGCCAACCGCGCCCTCACCTATTCGACCAGATCCCCACGCCAAACCACCAAGACAGTCGGCACATCAGTGCAACGGACGAGAGAACCCGGATTCTATTTGATTGCCGAGGGTCGAAATGAACTGGAAGCCGGTATTGGATTCCGCGCTCCCCTCCGGCTAAGGCTACGCCGCTTTCTGATCGGTCGCGGCATTGGCGGCTATGTCTGCAGCACACTCATCCTTGCCTCACTATTGCTCACCCTGCCCATTATTGTTCTCGAACAGTATGGCGTTGGCTTGGGGATGATGGCCCTGCTCACCTGCCTCGGGTTCATTCCGGCACTCGATCTTGCCACCGCGCTGATCAATCGCGATGTCACCAGGGGCTTTGCGCCAGTCATTCTGCCCGGTATGGAGTTGACCGATGGTGTTCCCGACCATCTGCGTACGATGGTCGTTATCCCCATACTGCTCACCAGCAAGGCTGCTATCGCCGAATATGTCGAACGCCTCGAAATCCACTATCTGACCAGCCCGACGGGTGCGCTCCATTTCGCCTTGCTCTCCGACTGGAAGGATGCCGCAACGGAGCACACCGACGACGACGCGACGCTTCTTCAAGCAGCCGTCGACGGTATAGCACGCCTCAATGCGCGCCATCCCGATCCGCAGTGCGATCGATTTCTGCTTCTGCATCGGCGCCGCATCTGGAACGACGTGCAGAGCCAGTGGATGGGGTGGGAGCGCAAACGCGGCAAGCTCCATGAATTGAACCGGCTGCTGCGCCAGGCGACAGATACCAGTTTTATGGACACTGCCAGCGCGAGCGCCGCCATTCCTTCCAACGTCCGCTACATCATCACGCTGGATTCCGATACCAGGCTGCCGCGCGAGTCGGTGCGGCGGCTTATCGGCAAAATGGCCCACCCGCTCAATCACCCGATCTTCGACGACGCGAGCGGCCGCGTCACGCAAGGTTATGGCATCTTGCAGCCGCGCGTGACACCGTCTCTCCCCATGGGCCAGGAAGGGTCTCTGTTTCAGCGCATCATCTCCGGCCCGGGTGGCATCGATCCCTACGCTGCAGCGACCTCGGACCTCTACCAGGATCTGTTCGGCGAAGGCTCGTTTACCGGAAAAGGTATCTACGATCTTGATGCCGTCGATGCGGCGCTCAAGGATCGCATTTCCGAGAACACAGTGCTCAGCCATGACCTCTTCGAGGGCGTCTTCGCGCGCGCTGGCCTCGCCTCGGATATCGAGGTCGTCGAGGAATTCCCGGCCCGCTACGATGTCGCCGCCGCCCGGCTGCATCGATGGGTTCGCGGTGACTGGCAGTTGTTGCCGTGGCTGCTGGAGCATATTCGCCGTGGCGCAGGAAATGGCCGCCATGCGTTGCCGGCAATGGGCTTCTGGAAGATGGCTGACAACCTGCGGCGCTCGCTCACTGCACCTGCTATCCTTGCCGCACTGATCGCTGGATGGGTCATGCCACTGCCCGCAGCGGCAATCTGGTCGGCCTTTCTCCTCACCGCGATGGCGGTACCGTCTCTTGCCCCTTGGTTCGGGGCCATCATTCCGCATCGCTTCAACGTAACACCGCTCAGTCATCTGCGAGCACTCGGCAGTGATCTGCGGCTGAACCTCTTCCAGATCACCAGTCACGTCATCTTTCTTCCGCACCAGGCTTGGTTGATGACTGATGCAATCGTCCGGACGCTGTATCGTGTCTATTTTAGCCGGCGGAATTTGCTGGAATGGATGACGGCAGCGCAGGCGAAGGTCGGGCAACACCTGGATACCCGCGGCTTCGCCCGACAGATGGGCGGTAGCTGGTTGCTGATTGCTGGCGCCGCCATCGTCGTCCTGCTGTCTGCCTCGCGCGCCTGGCCGATCGCTGCCCCGATCATTTTCATCTGGGCATTGTCGCCGGCTGTTGCCGACTGGATCAGTCGGTCGCCCCGCGATGCGGGGCGCCTGCTCATCTCGGAATCAGATACCCAGACACTGCGCGGCATCGCCCGCCGCACCTGGCGCTATTTCGAGACCTTCGTGACGCCAGAAGACCATATGTTGCCGCCGGACAATTTCCAGGAGACACCGCAGCCCGTTCTGGCTCATCGGACGTCGCCCACCAATCTCGGCCTCTACCTTCTTTCCGCTGTATGTGCCCGCGATTTCGGTTGGGCCGGGTTGAGCGAGACGGTCGAAAGATTGTCGGCCACTCTCGACACGATGGAATCGCTCGAGAAGTTCCGCGGGCATCTATTCAATTGGTATGACACGGGCGATCTCAGGCCGCTTGACCCCAAATACATATCGACCGTCGACAGCGGCAATCTGGCCGGTCATTTGATCGCACTTGCCAATGCCTGCCGTGCTTGGCGAGAAAGTCCCCACCAGGATCCAAGAACCGTGTTTCGCGGCCTGTCTGATGATCTGCGCCTGGTCCATGCCCAGTTCAATCCGGCGTCGCTGCCGGGCACCCCCTTGGAAGCTCTGGCGCGTCACATTCGGCGCGGGGAGTCTGAGCCGGACAACTGCCTGGCACTCCTGACCGAGCTGCTGCCGATTGCGAGCGCGGCGCGGAACAGCATGGCAGCGGCCGGCGCAAATGCCGAGACGTTGTACTGGATCGACTCCTTGCAGCGTTCGGCGCGCGCGCATCTCCATGACCTGACATTGTCAGCCGAGGACACAGATGTCATCGCCGACCGACTGGCGACCATTGAAGAGGTGGCGAGACGGATGGCATTTGCGATGGATTTCTCGTTCCTCCTGGATGTGGAACGGGAACTGCTGTCGATCGGCTATCTGGTCGGGGAAGGGAAACTGGACCCCAGCTGCTATGACCTTCTGGCGTCGGAAGCCCGTCTGTCCAGCCTGTTCTCCATCGCCAAGGGGGATGTCCCGACCAGCCACTGGTTCCGCCTGGGCCGGACCGTGACGCCGATCGGTTCGGGAGCGGCCTTGATCTCCTGGTCCGGCTCGATGTTCGAATACTTGATGCCGTCGCTTGTCATGCGGGCACCGGCGGGCTCCCTGTTGGAGCGCACCAACCGGCTGACCGTTCGTCGCCAGATCCGCTACGGCCAGCAACTGGGACTCCCCTGGGGGATCTCGGAATCGGCCTACAATGTGCGCGATCTCGAATTCACCTATCAGTATTCACCGTTCGGGGTTCCGAGCCTCGCGCTGAAACGCGGGCTTGGGGAAGACGCCGTCATAGCCCCCTATGCGACGGCCCTGGCGTTGATGGTCGATCCGGCGGCGGCACTCCGGAATTTCTCGCGCCTCGATAGTCTTGGTGGATCGGGCCGGTTCGGCTTCTATGAAGCCCTCGACTTTACCCGCAAGCGCCTGCCCGTCGGCGAGGATGTGGCGATCGTCCGTGCCTTCATGTCCCATCACCAGGGCATGAGCATCGTTGCCATCGGCAATGCACTTTTCGACGGCGCCATGCGGGCGCGCTTCCATGCCGAGCCGATCATCCAGGCTTCCGAATTGCTGCTGCAGGAACGCACGCCGCGGGACGTCGCCCTGGAGCGCCCCAAGGTGGAGGAGATCACCACGCTGGGCAAAGGCCTCGATTTCGCCCCAGCGAAGATCCGCCGCTTCACCTCGCCGCATGGTCAGATCCCGGACACCCATCTCCTCTCCAATGGTCGCTATGCGGTAATGCTGACGTCGGCCGGCTCCGGCTACAGTCGCTGGAAGGATCTCACTGTGACCCGTTGGCGCGAGGATGCGACGCGCGACGATTGGGGTAGTTACATTTTCCTGCGCGACATGCACACCGACAAGTATTGGTCGGCTGGCTATCAGCCAACCGGGGTCGCTGCTGACCGGTACCGAGTCGCCTTTTCGGAAGACCGCGCCGAAATTCAACGTCGCGATGGTACTCTTACGACGACCCTGGAGATTGTCGTCTCTGGTGAAGACGATGCGGAAGTGCGCCGCCTGTCGATCACGAATGCCGGTGGACAGCCGCGCGAAATCGAGGTCACTTCCTATCTTGAGCTGGTCCTGGCGCCGCAAGGCGCGGATATGGCGCACCCTGCCTTCTCGAAGATGTTCGTGCAGACCGAGTATCTTGCGCATCTGGGCGCTTTGATCGCCACCAGGCGCCAGCGGGCACCTTCGGAGCCGGAGATCTGGGCAGCTCAGATCATGGTCGTGGAGGGCGAAAGCATCGGTGAACTTCGGATCGAGACGGATCGGATGGCGTTCATCGGACGCGGCCGCGATCTCCGGTCTCCGATCTCCATTGCCAAAGGTCGTTTGACGGGGACAGTGGGCACGGTGCTCGATCCCATCTTCGCGATGCGACGGCGCCTGCTGATTGATGGCCGGGCCACTGTTCGCGTGGCATATTGGACAATCGTCGCGTCATCCCGTCAAAAGCTGCTCGATCTTATCGATCGCCATCAGGATGCCAGCGCCTTCCAGCGCGCGGCCACTCTTTCCTGGACACAGGCGCAAGTTCAGTTGCGGCACCTCAGCATCGACCCCGAAGAGGCAAATACGTTCCAGCAGCTCGCCAGCCATCTTCTCTATGCGAACAATTCCATGCGGCCGGCGGAAGAGACGATACGCCGTGGGCGCGGGCCCCAGGCCAATCTCTGGCCGCAAGGGATCTCCGGCGATTTGCCGATCGTCTTGCTCCGCATCGATGATATCGAAGACATCTCGGTCGTTCAGCAGGCACTGCGTGCCCATGAATACTGGCGCATGAAGCAGATTTCCGTCGACCTCGTCATTGTCAACGAACGGGCGACCTCCTACACGCAAGACCTCCAACTGGCGATCGACGCCGCCGTCAGAGCCAGCCAATCCCGCCCGACACCTGGCGAGGTACCGGGACGCGGGACCGTGTTTTCGCTCCGCGCCGACATCATATCGGTCGAGATGCGAGGGATTCTAGCCGCTGTCGCGCGAATTCTCCTGGTTGCCGGGCGTGGCACATTGTCGGTTCAACTCGGCCGGATGAAGATCGCTCCTCAGATGGCCATCCCGAAGAAGACTCCCGGTCCTGTTTATCCTGCGGACGATCAGCCGGGAAATACGCTCGATACGTCCACGCTTGAATTCTTCAATGGCCTGGGCGGTTTCTCTGATGGCGGGCGCGAATACACAGTGGTCCTGCCGGCCGACAGATCGACGCCGGCACCCTGGATCAACGTCATCGCCAATCCCGGCTTTGGTTTCAATGTCTCCGCCGAGGGAAGTGGCAGCACCTGGTCTATCAACAGCCGCGAACATCAGCTGACGCCTTGGTCCAACGATCCAGTGAGCGATCCGCCCGGCGAAATCCTCTACATCAAGGACGAGGAGAACGACGACCTTTGGGGACCAACAGCGCTGCCCATTCGCCGGAGTGCTGCGCCCTATGTCACGCGGCATGCGCGCGGACACAGCTGCTTCGAGCATACGGCGCATGGCATCGCCACCCATCTGGTACAATTTGTGCCGCTCCAGGACCCGGTCAAGATCTCGCGGCTCACCCTGAAGAACCTGACCGATCGCACGCGCCATCTGTCGGTCACAAGCTATGTGGAATGGGTACTTGGTGCGGCGCGAGGTGTGACGGCACCCTATGCGGTCACGACGCGAGATGCTGAAACGGGGGCGATCTTGGCGCAGAATGCCTGGAATGCGGCCTTCCAGTCGGGCGTTGCTTTCGTCGATTTCGCTGGCCGCCAGACAGAATGGACCGGCGACAGGCGCGAATTCATCGGCCGCAATGGCACGCTGCAGAGTCCGGCCGCAATGACAAGCGGACTGGTCCTGTCGGGCAATGTCGGCGCTGGTTACGATCCCTGCGGCGTGCTGAAGACGGAGATTGAGCTGGCGCCCGGCGCCGCCCACGAGATCGTCCTTTTCCTGGGCGAAGCCGGTGATGAAATTGCCGCCCGTGCCTTGATCATGCGCTACCGCACGGCCGATCTCGATGCGGTCTTGGGCGCGGTCTCAAGTCACTGGGACGATGTGCTTGGCCAGATTGAAGTCAAAACACCCGACCGCGCAATGGACATCATGCTCAATGGCTGGATGTTGTACCAGACACTGGCCTGCCGGATCTGGGCGCGATCCGGTTTCTATCAGGCAAGCGGTGCCTTCGGCTTTCGCGATCAGTTGCAGGACGGCATGGCACTCGCCGTCACCCGGCCGGATCTCACGCGCGCCCATCTGCTACGAGCCGCGGGCCGCCAGTTCCGGGAAGGCGATTTGCAGCATTGGTGGCTACCGCCCCACGGCCAGGGCGTGCGCACCCGCATATCGGATGACCGGGTCTGGCTCGCTTATGCCGTCGGACACTATGTCGAGACGACGGGCGACCGCGGCGTTCTCGAGGAAGTCTTGCCGTTCCTCGACGGACCCGCTCTGGGGCCAGGCGAACATGATTCCTTCTTCCAACCAATGACCTCGGACGACAAAGCATCGCTTTACGAGCATTGCGCGCTCGGCCTCGATCGCAGTCTTGAGGTTGGGGCACACGGGTTGCCCCTGATCGGTACTGGAGACTGGAACGATGGCTTGAACCGGGTCGGCCAGGAGGGGCGCGGCGAAAGCGTCTGGCTCGGTTGGTTCCTCTACACGACGCTTCTTGCTTTTGCCGATCTCGCCGTCACGGTGAACGATCTGGCGCGCGCCGGGACCTGGCGTTCGCACGCCACGGCCTTGCAAGCCGCCCTTGAAGCCGAGGGTTGGGACGGCAATTGGTACAGGCGGGGCTATTTCGACGATGGCAGCGCCCTCGGTTCTGCGTCCAGTGCGGAATGTCAGATCGATTCCATCGCGCAGTCCTGGGCGGTTCTTTCAGGCGCCGCCGCGCCGGAACGTGCGGCGCGGGCGATGATGTCCCTCGACCAACGCCTCATCAGACGTGACGACAAACTGGCCTTGCTGTTCACGCCACCCTTCGATCAATCGATGCCGGATCCCGGCTACATCAAAGGCTATCCGCCGGGATTGCGGGAAAATGGCGGCCAATATACCCACGCCGCTACATGGACCGTCTTGGCCCTGGCAAAGCTCGGCGATGGCGACAAGGCGGCAGACCTCTTCAACCTGCTCAACCCGATCAATCACGCAAAAGACGAAGCCGCCTGCGCACGCTACAAGGTCGAGCCTTATGCTGTTCCGGCTGACGTCTATTCGGTCGCGCCCCATAGCGGGCGCGGCGGATGGACCTGGTACACGGGATCGGCCGGCTGGCTCTATCGCGCCGGGATCGAAGGCATCCTTGGGATCAAACAGCGCAATACGCAGCTGTTGATCGCACCTTGCATGCCCAAAGGCTGGCCGGGCTTCGAGGCGATTTTCAGATACAAGTCGACCACCTATAATATCGTCGTCTCACGACACATTGAGAAAGGCGACCCTGCCATTACTGCCTCCTTGGATGGCCGAGATCTGCCAAGTGGGCCCGTGCGCGTGCCCCTGATCGACGATGGCGCTACCCACGAAGTGCTTCTGAGGGTCAGCTGA
- a CDS encoding acyl-CoA desaturase has protein sequence MLKPAHDGGHHDIMYPSVVPFVLMHLACLAAIWSGVTWTALSLCALLYLLRMFGIVAGYHRYFSHRAFASGRLFQFALAWLAQSSAQKSVLWWAAKHRHHHLHSDTPNDVHSPRHSGFLYSHIGWIFERKHDQVDLSKVSDLAHWPELRWLHKYELAPAAVLAVFCFLVAGWSGLIVGFVWSTVLLYHATFCINSLAHVCGRQRYVTGDDSRNNWLLAILTLGEGWHNNHHAYQSSARQGFRWWEIDIAYYALIPLARLRIIWDVKSPPQQVLRNEQRLGTRVINRAAEQLAARFNPEPIAQAILAVLQGPALASLQDTLTRSQARSSDILASLQLPHIPSRDKFLAEAKAMFARTVSLDEIVDRANELLLASVSAHLAPVAVMDRRP, from the coding sequence ATGTTGAAGCCTGCGCATGATGGCGGTCATCACGACATCATGTATCCATCGGTCGTTCCGTTCGTGCTGATGCATCTTGCTTGCCTTGCGGCGATCTGGTCTGGCGTGACATGGACCGCGCTCTCGCTCTGCGCGCTCCTCTACCTCCTGCGCATGTTTGGCATTGTGGCCGGGTATCATCGTTACTTCTCGCACCGGGCGTTCGCGAGCGGCAGACTCTTCCAGTTCGCGCTGGCATGGCTGGCCCAGAGCAGCGCGCAGAAGAGCGTCTTGTGGTGGGCCGCAAAGCACCGCCATCATCACCTTCACTCCGATACCCCGAACGACGTCCATTCACCGCGCCACAGCGGCTTTCTTTACAGCCACATCGGCTGGATCTTTGAGCGCAAACATGACCAGGTCGATCTCAGCAAAGTAAGCGATCTCGCCCACTGGCCCGAGCTGCGCTGGCTGCACAAATATGAACTCGCGCCGGCGGCCGTGCTGGCTGTGTTCTGCTTTCTTGTCGCCGGCTGGTCCGGCCTGATCGTCGGATTTGTGTGGAGTACGGTCCTCCTCTATCACGCGACCTTCTGCATCAATTCGCTGGCGCATGTCTGCGGCAGGCAGCGTTACGTCACGGGGGACGATTCCCGCAACAATTGGCTTCTCGCGATCCTGACGCTGGGCGAAGGCTGGCATAACAACCACCACGCTTACCAAAGCAGCGCGCGCCAGGGCTTCCGGTGGTGGGAGATCGACATCGCCTATTATGCCCTTATCCCGCTCGCCCGATTGCGCATCATTTGGGATGTGAAGTCGCCGCCGCAGCAAGTTCTGCGCAACGAGCAGCGTTTGGGCACCCGCGTCATCAATCGCGCCGCCGAACAGCTCGCAGCTCGCTTCAATCCGGAACCTATCGCTCAGGCTATCTTGGCCGTGCTGCAGGGCCCTGCCTTGGCCAGCTTGCAGGATACCCTGACGCGAAGCCAAGCGCGCAGCAGCGACATTCTGGCGAGCCTGCAGCTGCCGCACATACCCAGCCGCGACAAGTTCCTTGCCGAAGCAAAGGCAATGTTCGCACGTACCGTCTCGTTGGATGAGATCGTGGACCGCGCCAACGAGCTGCTGCTCGCATCGGTCAGCGCGCATCTGGCGCCGGTCGCGGTGATGGACCGGCGACCCTAA
- a CDS encoding cold-shock protein yields the protein MSIGTVKWFNGQKGYGFIQPEDGTQDVFVHASAVERAGMGALNEGQKVSYEVVADRKTGKSSAEDLKAV from the coding sequence ATGAGTATCGGAACCGTGAAGTGGTTTAACGGCCAAAAAGGCTACGGCTTCATCCAGCCGGAGGACGGCACGCAGGACGTTTTCGTTCATGCCAGTGCCGTCGAACGTGCCGGCATGGGCGCTCTCAACGAAGGCCAGAAGGTCTCTTACGAGGTCGTCGCTGATCGCAAGACGGGTAAGTCTTCCGCCGAAGACCTCAAAGCGGTCTAA
- a CDS encoding RidA family protein, producing the protein MSLKRLGDPSVISDAVIHNNIVYLAGQVAEEPVSASVYEQTKNILAQIDALLKQAGTDKTKIIKTNIWLSDISTFQDMNKAWKEWVVKGEAPARATVEAKLADPKWKVEIMMTAAI; encoded by the coding sequence ATGTCTTTGAAGCGTCTGGGCGATCCGTCGGTCATCAGCGATGCCGTCATTCATAACAACATCGTCTACCTGGCCGGCCAGGTGGCGGAAGAGCCGGTTTCGGCCTCCGTCTATGAGCAGACCAAGAACATCCTTGCCCAGATCGACGCCCTGCTGAAGCAGGCCGGCACCGACAAGACCAAGATCATCAAGACCAATATCTGGCTGTCGGATATCTCGACGTTCCAGGACATGAACAAGGCCTGGAAGGAATGGGTCGTGAAGGGCGAAGCCCCGGCCCGCGCCACCGTCGAAGCCAAGCTGGCCGACCCGAAGTGGAAGGTCGAGATCATGATGACGGCCGCGATCTAA
- a CDS encoding DUF3325 family protein has protein sequence MSLLAATSAAVGFMAVALAMQRHAGLIPALTLPWRRRMRAIGGILLALSLGLCLMVWPVKMAWVAWLGLLTTGALAAVLLITWRSGAKKTPAPVRARAFRGARFRR, from the coding sequence ATGAGCCTGCTCGCCGCCACATCGGCTGCTGTGGGCTTCATGGCCGTTGCGTTGGCGATGCAGCGGCATGCGGGGCTTATCCCGGCGCTGACGTTACCCTGGCGCCGACGGATGCGCGCCATCGGCGGCATTCTCCTCGCCCTGTCGCTGGGACTTTGCCTGATGGTCTGGCCGGTCAAGATGGCCTGGGTCGCCTGGTTGGGGTTGCTGACGACCGGCGCCCTGGCGGCCGTGCTGCTGATCACCTGGCGCAGCGGCGCAAAAAAAACGCCCGCGCCGGTAAGGGCGCGGGCGTTCCGAGGCGCGAGATTTCGGCGTTAG